The DNA window TCGACATGTCATTGAGGTTGTAGAGATTGACGTAATAGGTGCCGGGACGCGACCCGTCGGGGGCGGGGCTCTGGTAGAACGCCTTGCCTGCGCTCTTTTCGCGGAAGGCCTCGACCGGCTTGATGATCATGTCGGCTTGCGGAAGGCGCCCGAAATATTGCGGCAGCTTCGCCTCTAGCGCGTCGAGCCTCGCCTGCGCATCGGCGAGATAGGCTTCGCGCGTGTCGTAATAGAACCGTTCGTCGCTGCGGGTGTATTCGAAGAAATCCTGCAACGACCCCTCGAAGCCGACCTGGTCCATGATCGCGCGCATCTCCCCGTGGATCCGCTCGACCTGCCGGAGGCCGATTTCGTGGATCTCGTCGGCGGAAAGGTCGGTCGTGGTGTAGTTCTTGAGCAGGGCGGCATAATAGGCCTCGCCATTGGGCAGGCGCCACACGCCGTCATCGGTCGGGGCCATCGGCTGCTGGCGCTTCAGTTCGGCGAGCAGGCGGCGATAGGACGGCAGGGCGTTGTCGTTCCATGCGGCAGCCGCTTCGGCCTTCATCTGTGCCTTCGTGTCCGCGTCGAGATCGAGCGCGGCGATCTTCTTTCCGAAATCCTCGAGCACGGCGTTGTCATCACCGGCAGCGATCAGGCCTTCGACGTCCGAGATCATGTAGGGATAGGTCCAGTCGGGCGGCATCACGCCCGCTTCGGCCCGCTCGCGCGCTTCGGCGGCATAGGCGTCGAGCTGTTCGCCCATCCCCGCGATCCGCGAGACATAGGCCTTCGCATCCTCCGCGCTGCCGACCCGGTGGATGTTGATGAGAAAGGCCGGGATGCGGGTATGCGGCCCGGAACGCTGGTCGAAGACATAGCCGAGTTCGCGATACGGCCAGAGCATGGCGCTGCGCTGCGCGGTGAGGTCGAACAGGCGGTAGGAAAGCGCATCCTGTTCATCGAGCGCCGCCGGATCGAACTTCGCCCGCATCTGGGCCGCCGCATAGAGCAGCATCAGTGCCTCGCGCCGCTCGGCCTCGTCGGAAACCTCGCCCCAGCGCCCGTAATCCTCATCTCGGATGCCGCGATAGGCCTTTATCGCGGGGCTCATGGCCAGCTGAGCTTCGTCATAGGCTTCGAACAGGTCGCCGATCGTCTCGGCATCGGCGATCGCCGTCCAGGCGTCGTCCGCAGCCGTCGCGCTGACGGGGGTGCCACCGGAGGCGGCGTCCTGTGCAAGCACGGGGGCGCCTGCCGAGGCAAGTGCGATGGCGGAGGCGGCGAGAAGCGAAGTGCGAAGCATGAAGTCCCTTTCCCTATGCCCGGACGGCAGCGCCCCGAGGGCGGTGTCCGGCTGTCGGTGGTGGGACATAGCGAAAGCGCAGATTATTGCAAAACGGCGAAAAAAGGGCGGCCCCGGTTAAGGAGCCGCCCATCTGAGTTGAGGAACTCTTCGCATTGCTGCTCCGAGCCCTTCGGGTCGCACGAAGGTGTATAGAGACAAGCGCCGGGCGATAATTGTATGCAAACGACAAACTCGTGCTGCCATTTGCCCGAAGTGCACCACTTATGTTGAATTCTTGGGCTCACGGGGCGGGATTTTCTCCACGGCCTGCCGGTGCGAATCGGACTGCGCACGGGCCGCGCTCTCGACAGGTCCGCGCGATCTGGCATAGGCGATCGGCCGACATGCTGTTCGACCTTCTCAAGCCAGCGATCTTCGCGCTCGATCCCGAGCAGGCGCATCGGCTCGCGATTCGCGCGCTCAGGGCGATGCCGGCGCGTGCTCCCGCCCGTGCGGGACCGCTGGCGAGCGAAGTGGCGGGATTGACCTTCCCGAATCCAGTCGGGGTCGCGGCAGGCTTCGACAAGGACGCCGAAGTGCCAGACTCGCTGCTAGGCCTCGGCTTCGGCTTCACCGAGGTCGGCTCGATCACACCGCTCCCGCAGGCGGGCAATCCGCGACCGCGCCTGTTCCGCCTGGTCGAGGACGAAGCGGTCATCAACCGGATGGGCTTCAACAATGCGGGTGCCGATGCGGCGCTTGACCGGCTCGCGGCGCGCGGCAGCAGGCCGGGCATTGTCGGGATCAATATCGGCGCGAACAAGGACGCTGCCGACCGGATCGCCGATTACGCCACCATGGCGGGCCTCGTCACGCCTTTCGCCTCCTATCTCGCGGTCAACGTGTCGAGCCCCAACACGCCCGGCCTGCGCGCATTGCAGGACGAGGGGGCGCTCGCCGCCCTGCTCGACGCCGTGATCGCGGCGCGCGACGAAGCGGCCGCGGGCGCGGCGCTCCCGCCGATCTTCCTCAAGGTCGCGCCCGATCTCACCCCGGCGGACGTCGATGCGATCGCGCGAATCGCTCTCGACAAGCGGCTGGGCGCGCTGATCGTTTCGAACACCACCGTATCGCGGCCCGATCTCGCCTCGCATCACCGGGGCGAGACCGGCGGGCTGTCGGGCGCGCCGCTTCGCGCGCTGGCGCTAAGGCGGCTGCGCGAATTCCGGCAGGCGACGGGCGGCGAAATCCCGCTGGTCGGGGTCGGCGGAATCGCCAGTGCCGAACACGCCTGGGAACGCATCCGCGCGGGCGCCAGCCTCGTCCAGCTCTATTCGGCAATGGTGTTCGAAGGGCCCGGCCT is part of the Erythrobacter litoralis genome and encodes:
- a CDS encoding quinone-dependent dihydroorotate dehydrogenase, yielding MLFDLLKPAIFALDPEQAHRLAIRALRAMPARAPARAGPLASEVAGLTFPNPVGVAAGFDKDAEVPDSLLGLGFGFTEVGSITPLPQAGNPRPRLFRLVEDEAVINRMGFNNAGADAALDRLAARGSRPGIVGINIGANKDAADRIADYATMAGLVTPFASYLAVNVSSPNTPGLRALQDEGALAALLDAVIAARDEAAAGAALPPIFLKVAPDLTPADVDAIARIALDKRLGALIVSNTTVSRPDLASHHRGETGGLSGAPLRALALRRLREFRQATGGEIPLVGVGGIASAEHAWERIRAGASLVQLYSAMVFEGPGLGGRIAKGLEKLMRRDGFASIAEAVGSE
- a CDS encoding DUF885 domain-containing protein; translation: MLRTSLLAASAIALASAGAPVLAQDAASGGTPVSATAADDAWTAIADAETIGDLFEAYDEAQLAMSPAIKAYRGIRDEDYGRWGEVSDEAERREALMLLYAAAQMRAKFDPAALDEQDALSYRLFDLTAQRSAMLWPYRELGYVFDQRSGPHTRIPAFLINIHRVGSAEDAKAYVSRIAGMGEQLDAYAAEARERAEAGVMPPDWTYPYMISDVEGLIAAGDDNAVLEDFGKKIAALDLDADTKAQMKAEAAAAWNDNALPSYRRLLAELKRQQPMAPTDDGVWRLPNGEAYYAALLKNYTTTDLSADEIHEIGLRQVERIHGEMRAIMDQVGFEGSLQDFFEYTRSDERFYYDTREAYLADAQARLDALEAKLPQYFGRLPQADMIIKPVEAFREKSAGKAFYQSPAPDGSRPGTYYVNLYNLNDMSKNELEALAYHEGMPGHHLQRALQTELGDMPPFRRFGGWTAYTEGWGLYSEELGKDMGFYEDPYSDFGRLGMELWRACRLVVDTGIHSKKWSREEAIQYLRDNTPNPEGDIVKAIERYVVYPGQATAYMIGKLKIMELRDMAMRELGDDFDYRGFHDTVLLSGPVPLSILEENVGKWVADQKRGG